The following are from one region of the Zonotrichia leucophrys gambelii isolate GWCS_2022_RI chromosome 1A, RI_Zleu_2.0, whole genome shotgun sequence genome:
- the PMPCB gene encoding mitochondrial-processing peptidase subunit beta, whose translation MAASAARSAARRLLLPWSARLVRAPGAAQRGVHVGTGRCTVSKAATEVILNVPETRVSPLENGLQVASEDSGLSTCTVGLWIDAGSRYENEKNNGTAHFLEHMAFKGTKKRSQLDLELEIENMGAHLNAYTSREQTVYYAKAFSKDLPRAVEILADIIQNSTLGEAEIERERGVILREMQEVETNLQEVVFDYLHATAYQNTALGRTILGPTENIKSINRNDLVEYITTHYKGPRMVLAAAGGVSHDELLDLAKCHFGNLPSAPEGGLPPLPPCSFTGSEIRIRDDKMPLAHLAIAVEAAGWSDPDTIPLMVANTLIGNWDRSFGGGVNLSSKLAQIACQGNLCHSFQSFNTCYTDTGLWGLYMVCEPSTIQDMVHFVQKEWIRLCTSVTENEVARAKNLLKTNMLLQLDGSTPICEDIGRQMLCYKRRIPIPELEARIEAIDAQTIREICTKYIYDKHPAVAAVGPIEQLPEYSKICSGMYWRRE comes from the exons ATGGCGGCGTCTGCAGCACGCTCAGCGGCCCGGCGGCTTCTCTTGCCCTGGTCCGCCCGCCTGGTGCGAGCGCCCGGCGCGGCGCAGCGG ggTGTGCATGTTGGAACAGGGAGGTGCACAGTTTCCAAAGCAGCAACAGAAGTAATCTTAAATGTCCCTGAAACTAGGGTGAGTCCTTTGGAAAATGGCTTGCAAGTAGCTTCTGAAGACTCTGGACTCTCAACGTGCACA gTTGGACTTTGGATTGATGCTGGAAGCAGGTATGAAAATGAGAAGAACAATGGAACTGCTCACTTTCTTGAGCATATGGCTTTCAAG GGAACAAAGAAGAGATCTCAGTTAGACCTTGAGCTAGAGATTGAGAACATGGGGGCTCATCTGAACGCCTACACGTCCAGGGAACAAACTGTGTACTATGCAAAGGCTTTTTCAAAAGACTTACCAAGAG CTGTGGAAATTCTTGCTGACATCATTCAGAACAGCACCCTGGGAGAGGCGGAGATTGAGCGGGAGCGGGGAGTTATCCTGCGGGAGATGCAAGAGGTTGAAACCAATCTGCAGGAAGTTGTCTTTGATTACCTGCATGCCACAGCCTACCAGAACACAGCCCTAGGACGCACCATTTTAGGACCCACTGAAAATATCAA ATCCATAAATCGTAATGACTTGGTGGAGTACATAACAACACATTACAAAGGACCCAGAATGgtcttggctgctgctggag GGGTCTCTCATGATGAGCTACTTGACCTGGCAAAGTGCCATTTTGGGAACTTGCCATCTGCTCCAGAAGGAGGACTGCCACCCCTGCCCCCTTGTAGCTTCACAGGCAGTGAG ATCCGGATAAGGGATGACAAGATgcccctggcacacctggccaTCGCCGTGGAAGCAGCCGGCTGGTCTGACCCCGACACCATCCCCCTCATGGTGGCCAACACCCTGATAGGGAACTGGGATCGCTCCTTTGGAGGAGGAGTG AATTTGTCCAGTAAACTTGCTCAGATTGCCTGCCAGGGTAACCTGTGTCACAGCTTCCAGTCCTTCAACACCTGCTACACtgacacagggctgtggggactCTATATGGTCTGTGAGCCATCCACTATTCAGGACATGGTGCACTTTGTTCAGAAAGAATG GATAAGACTTTGCACAAGCGTTACAGAAAATGAAGTAGCTCGAGCAAAAAATCTTCTAAAGACAAATATGCTGCTACAACTTGATG gGTCCACACCAATCTGTGAAGACATCGGAAGACAAATGCTGTGTTACAAGCGCCGAATCCCAATTCCAGAACTTGAGGCAAGAATTGAA GCTATAGATGCCCAGACTATTAGAGAAATCTGCACAAAGTACATCTATGATAAGCATCCTGCAGTTGCTGCCGTGG GTCCAATTGAACAACTTCCAGAGTATAGCAAAATCTGCAGTGGCATGTATTGGCGTCGTGAGTAG